In Streptomyces sp. 71268, the DNA window CCTGCACGATGGCGTAGTTGTTGAACATCCCGCCGGACGAGGCGCACACGCCCATGGAGATGACCCACTTGGGGTTCGGCATCTGGTCGTAGACCTGCCGGAGCACGGGCGCCATCTTCTGGCTGACCCGGCCGGCGACGATCATGAGGTCGGCCTGCCGGGGCGAGCCGCGGAAGACCTCCATGCCGAAGCGGGCGAGGTCGTAGCGGCCGGCGCCGGTGGTCATCATCTCGATGGCACAGCAGGCGAGGCCGAAGGTGGCCGGGAAGACCGACGACTTACGGACCCAGCCCGCGGCGCTCTCGACGGTCGTGAGCAGGAACCCGCTCGGCAGCTTCTCTTCGATACCCATGGCGTTGTGGCTCCTCCCGCTTCCGTTAGTCCCATTCCAGGCCGCCGCGACGCCAGACGTAGGCGTACGCGACGAAGACGGTGAGCACGAAGAGGAGCATCTCCACGAGCCCGAACAGGCCGAGCGCGTCGAAGGTGACGGCCCAGGGATAAAGGAAGACGATCTCGATGTCGAAGACGATGAAGAGCATCGCCGTCAGGTAGTACTTGATCGGGAAACGCCCGCCACCGGCCGGCTGCGGGGTCGGCTCGATACCGCACTCGTAGGCTTCGAGCTTCGCCCGGTTGTAGCGCTTGGGGCCGATGATCGTGGCCGCCACCACGGAGAAGATCGCAAAGCCTGCCCCGAGGGCTCCTAGTACGAGGATGGGCGCATAGGCGTTCACCGCTCCTCGCTCCTCTCAGTCGACGATGACTGCTGGGCTCCCCCGGTGGGGGAGGGCTGCTGAGCCCGCTCACTGCCTCATAGATCGCGGACATGTGAGGCAGTTCACAAGCCCGATTCGCCTGCATCCTATGCCTGCCACCTTGTGATCTGCGACACGGGGTACCGGACCGAGTTTGTGATCTCCACCACCTGACGAACGATCATGAAGTCGGATGAGCGGTGATCTCTCCACGGGAAGCGGCCGAGTGATCACCAAAGGTGACAATCAAGGGTGTTACCGCTGGTCAAACGGGCCTCGCCCTATCAAGGGATGGCCCATGCACGCAAATTCGCCACAGGCGGCGCGGCTTGATATAGGAGTCGAGGCGCCGACGCGGCCCGCGCGATCCACGACACCGCGACGGAGATCGTCGGCTCGCGCCTCCGTTCACGAGGCCCTCGGCCGTGACGTGTGCCACATCACCGCCCGCACGAGATCTCGATTTCGCGGCAACCCTTGGCGCGGACCACTCGATGGTGATAGGCGCGTTCGACGCGCCAGTTGACCCGCAAAAGCCATGCGTAGGCCCATGATCGCGAAAATCGGACAGGGGCCGACCGGCCCTCACCAAGATCAACTTGGCCGAAATCTGGGCGCGTACACGCCAATTGTGGCGAGCGCCACGTTTGTTGTGAGCAACCTGTGCATCCTGATAGCCAGTGTTCTCATGTCCCAGACCGCTCACATACCCAGCCACCGGAAGCCCCGCCGCTCCGCCTCGTCGCGAGCACTTCGCGCAGGGGTAACCGGTGGCATCCTCACGCTCACGGTGGCCGGAACCGCTGTGTCGGCCTCCGCCGCCGAGCCCACCGCGGAGACGACGCAGGAGCTGCCCACGCTCACCGCCGACCTGGCGCTGAACACGGTGCAGTCCGCCGACGCCACCGAGCAGGCGGCCTTCAGCTACCAGCTCCAGGACCAGCAGGAGCAGGCGGCCGGCAAGGCCAAGTCGGAGGCCAAGAAGGCCAAGACCGAGGCCGAGCGCAAGGCCAAGGAGGCGAAGGAGCGCGCCGAGCGCGCCGCCGCCAAGCGCGCCGCCGCCGCGGAGAAGGCCCGCGAGCAGCGCGCCTCCCGCACCGCCGAGCGCACCACGCTCAGCACCGCGAGCACCACCAACACCGGCTCCACCAGTGGCAACGGCTCCGACGCCTCGTCGTCCGACGCCTCCTCCACCCCGCAGACCGAGGCGCCCTCCACCTCGACCGGCGGCGGCAACGCCGCCACGGTGGTCAACTTCGTCAAGGCGCAGGTCGGCAAGGCGTACGTCTCCGGCGCCATGGGCCCGTCCTCGTACGACTGCTCCGGCCTGACCAGCGTCGCCTTCCGCCAGGTCGGCGTCACCCTGCCGCGCGTCTCGCAGGACCAGTCCACCTTCGGCACCCAGGTCTCCCTGAGCAACCTGCAGCCCGGCGACATTCTGTACTGGGGCAGCGCGGGCAGCGCGTACCACGTCGCCGTCTACATCGGCGACGGCCAGTTCGTCGGCGCCCAGAACTCCGGCACCGGCGTGGTCCAGCGCAGCATGAGCTACGACATGCCGACGGGCGCGGTGCGGGTGCTCTGACGGCCGCGCCTGCGCGGGGTTCGCCTCGCGTCGGGTTCGACTGGCCGGTGGGTTCGGCTGGCTGGTGGGCTCGTCTGACGTCGCGTTCGGCTGGCCGGCGGGCTCGCCTGACGTCGGGTTCGCCCGGCCGGACCGACCGTGGGCGGGCCCCGAGGGTCGCCGTACGGCCCCTGGGCGGCCCCTGCATGGGCGCGTGAGCGCCGCGGGGGCGGTTGGGGCGGTACGCGTTACGCGTGTGACGCGTGTGCTGCCTGAGCCGTACGGAGCCGCTTCGCGGGCCGCGTGAACCGCACGGAGCCGATGCGAGGCTGCGCCTACGCGTACAAACCGCACGAAGGGCCGCCGCTTCCTCTTGGAGGGAGCGGCGGCCCTTCGGCGTTTCCGGGGTAGCTGGGCGCGCGGACGCGTGCCGTTGGCGCTCGCGGAGCGGTCGTGCTGCCCCCGCATGGCCGAAGGGTGCTGCTGAGGGCGGGGGTTGACCGGCG includes these proteins:
- a CDS encoding NADH-quinone oxidoreductase subunit B, giving the protein MGIEEKLPSGFLLTTVESAAGWVRKSSVFPATFGLACCAIEMMTTGAGRYDLARFGMEVFRGSPRQADLMIVAGRVSQKMAPVLRQVYDQMPNPKWVISMGVCASSGGMFNNYAIVQGVDHIVPVDIYLPGCPPRPEMLLDAILKLHQKIQGGKLGVNREQAAREAEEAALGALPLIEMKGLLR
- a CDS encoding NADH-quinone oxidoreductase subunit A, encoding MNAYAPILVLGALGAGFAIFSVVAATIIGPKRYNRAKLEAYECGIEPTPQPAGGGRFPIKYYLTAMLFIVFDIEIVFLYPWAVTFDALGLFGLVEMLLFVLTVFVAYAYVWRRGGLEWD
- a CDS encoding C40 family peptidase; translated protein: MSQTAHIPSHRKPRRSASSRALRAGVTGGILTLTVAGTAVSASAAEPTAETTQELPTLTADLALNTVQSADATEQAAFSYQLQDQQEQAAGKAKSEAKKAKTEAERKAKEAKERAERAAAKRAAAAEKAREQRASRTAERTTLSTASTTNTGSTSGNGSDASSSDASSTPQTEAPSTSTGGGNAATVVNFVKAQVGKAYVSGAMGPSSYDCSGLTSVAFRQVGVTLPRVSQDQSTFGTQVSLSNLQPGDILYWGSAGSAYHVAVYIGDGQFVGAQNSGTGVVQRSMSYDMPTGAVRVL